From the genome of Gemmatimonadaceae bacterium, one region includes:
- a CDS encoding U32 family peptidase → MSTRSIPELLSPAGSLDAVRAAVANGADAVYLGAQRFNARDEGAQLTLEELTEACRIAHGRGRRIYLTLNVLVKPAELVEALAFLGEAIDCGIDAAIVQDLGLIDLIRQIYPDLEIHGSTQMTVHDEAGAAVLEELGVKRVVLARENTLADLAAIRARVPNLGLETFIHGALCISYSGQCFMSGMISERSANRGSCAQSCRKDYVLKDAVTDEELDRGYLISSKDLAAYEHLPAIADLGIVCLKVEGRKKRPEYVATVTHTYRELLDRLRRGDETPPAATEVEPLVQIFSRGFTSGMYGGREGREYVTRTQPDNRGIVIGEVIGYEKGELLIDTDRPVEVGDGLAFEAPDAIGGPTVGFAATAVRQLGGSPRHRQAVRTRTRVAAGWRVVRTSQASLLARSKASYEALSQASMLKKIRLDVRVFGSVGSHLKALFCSGGATVEVRSESQLVPASNRALERTVLREQFGRLGETPFALAELDDRGLDVDLFLPVREINHMRQSAIVQLTSQRDWSLEATRAERTERIERAISTVATPFCAPSNVAFTLSAQVFRLEDAEAAANAGATEIVFDPFLRHPAPPLTRVRTFAESLGARGITFRLRTPTIVRPEERRGIGKWLDSGLPLLSGHLGLVAELSRAGRDVVADYAVNVMNQHSAARLFKLGAGRIVLSVELTADEMSAVVAPWQGSGFDVFLYGRPEGMTIEHCILSAAFDREPTTCRDLCVQKHSNVTLTDPAGYDFAVATDSACRNRLLHSRPVEGSEYLARIWTAGIRGYQLVFNVPGEPIAKVVGSYRRMLERLAVGDRFEHTQTDGIRDVLLGAFTRGHFVRAV, encoded by the coding sequence ATGAGTACGCGGTCGATTCCCGAGCTCCTGTCACCCGCCGGTTCGCTCGACGCCGTTCGCGCGGCCGTCGCCAACGGCGCCGATGCCGTCTATCTCGGTGCGCAACGCTTCAACGCGCGCGACGAAGGCGCTCAGCTCACGCTCGAGGAGCTGACCGAAGCCTGCCGCATCGCGCACGGCCGCGGCCGCCGCATCTATCTCACGTTGAACGTACTCGTCAAGCCGGCCGAACTGGTCGAGGCGCTCGCGTTTCTTGGGGAAGCCATCGATTGCGGCATCGATGCCGCAATCGTTCAGGATCTCGGTCTCATCGATCTGATTCGCCAGATCTATCCTGATCTCGAGATTCACGGCTCGACTCAGATGACGGTGCACGACGAAGCGGGCGCCGCCGTGCTCGAGGAGCTCGGTGTCAAACGCGTCGTCCTGGCGCGCGAAAATACGCTCGCGGATCTCGCCGCCATCCGCGCTCGTGTCCCGAATCTCGGCCTCGAGACGTTTATCCATGGCGCGCTGTGCATCTCGTACTCCGGCCAGTGTTTCATGTCCGGAATGATCTCCGAGCGCAGCGCGAATCGTGGCTCGTGCGCGCAGTCGTGCCGCAAGGACTACGTCCTCAAGGATGCGGTGACGGACGAGGAGCTCGATCGGGGCTACTTGATATCAAGCAAGGATCTGGCGGCATACGAACATCTGCCGGCAATCGCCGACCTCGGGATTGTTTGCCTCAAGGTCGAGGGGCGAAAGAAGCGTCCCGAGTACGTTGCGACGGTCACGCACACGTACCGCGAACTTCTCGATCGGCTGCGCCGGGGCGACGAGACGCCGCCCGCCGCGACGGAGGTCGAGCCACTCGTGCAGATCTTCAGTCGCGGATTCACGAGTGGTATGTATGGTGGTCGCGAGGGGCGCGAGTATGTGACGAGAACGCAGCCCGACAACCGCGGCATCGTCATCGGCGAAGTGATCGGCTACGAGAAGGGAGAATTGCTCATCGATACCGATCGCCCCGTGGAGGTCGGCGACGGACTGGCGTTCGAGGCGCCGGATGCGATCGGTGGTCCAACGGTTGGCTTCGCCGCGACTGCGGTTAGGCAGCTGGGAGGCTCTCCTCGTCATCGTCAGGCAGTGCGCACGCGGACTCGCGTCGCGGCCGGCTGGCGTGTCGTGCGGACGTCGCAGGCGAGTCTCCTCGCGCGTTCGAAGGCGAGCTACGAAGCGCTGAGCCAGGCGTCGATGCTGAAGAAGATTCGGTTGGACGTGCGCGTTTTTGGTTCGGTGGGCTCGCACCTCAAAGCGCTATTTTGTAGTGGGGGGGCCACCGTCGAAGTGCGCAGCGAATCGCAGCTCGTCCCGGCGAGCAACCGAGCCCTCGAACGAACGGTCCTCCGCGAGCAGTTCGGCCGACTGGGCGAAACGCCTTTCGCGCTCGCCGAGCTCGACGACCGCGGGCTCGACGTCGATCTCTTCCTGCCCGTGCGCGAGATCAATCACATGCGGCAGAGCGCCATCGTGCAGCTCACGTCGCAACGCGACTGGTCGCTCGAAGCCACGCGTGCCGAGCGCACCGAGCGGATCGAGCGCGCCATCTCCACCGTCGCGACGCCATTTTGCGCGCCGTCAAACGTCGCCTTCACGCTCTCCGCGCAGGTCTTCCGACTCGAGGACGCCGAAGCGGCCGCGAATGCCGGCGCGACGGAGATCGTCTTCGATCCGTTCCTGCGTCACCCGGCGCCGCCGCTTACGCGCGTTCGCACCTTCGCCGAGTCGTTAGGCGCACGCGGCATCACGTTTCGGCTCCGCACGCCCACCATCGTACGTCCGGAAGAACGCCGCGGCATTGGCAAGTGGCTCGACAGCGGACTTCCCTTGCTCAGCGGACACCTCGGGCTCGTGGCCGAGCTGTCGCGCGCTGGACGCGACGTCGTCGCCGATTACGCGGTCAACGTGATGAATCAGCACAGCGCCGCGCGGCTGTTCAAGCTCGGTGCGGGCCGCATCGTGCTCTCGGTCGAGCTCACGGCGGACGAAATGAGCGCGGTCGTCGCACCATGGCAGGGCAGCGGCTTCGACGTCTTCCTGTATGGACGCCCCGAAGGGATGACCATCGAGCACTGCATCCTTTCCGCCGCATTCGATCGTGAGCCGACGACCTGCCGTGATCTGTGCGTGCAGAAGCATTCGAACGTCACGCTCACCGATCCCGCCGGCTACGACTTTGCCGTCGCCACCGACTCGGCGTGCCGCAATCGGCTGCTCCATTCGCGCCCCGTGGAAGGTTCGGAGTATCTCGCGCGTATCTGGACCGCGGGCATTCGTGGCTACCAGCTCGTGTTCAATGTTCCCGGAGAGCCGATCGCCAAGGTCGTCGGTTCGTACCGTCGCATGCTCGAGCGTCTTGCGGTGGGTGACCGATTCGAGCACACGCAGACGGATGGGATCCGGGACGTGCTCCTGGGAGCCTTCACACGCGGTCATTTCGTTCGCGCGGTATGA